A genomic region of Acidobacteriota bacterium contains the following coding sequences:
- the infB gene encoding translation initiation factor IF-2 has translation MGKIRVQELAKRMGIPHQDLVFKLKSIGVRVEGDDAQIDTDIIQAILQGKKLPNPREVILRDGSQASEASNLRRRMPRRAPANPLRPTRPRTMIQRVESKIQNIPVSRKKTEEPAKPATPEEAAVAEVEKAAALEPEEPRKEKKKGRRPDVPDEDEKLTQFRGAVDALEESEETEPEKPEEPAVPKTTRRKRRAARKGEADSSDLSFAKGRPEGVVMISEGMTVREFADKLGVKSKELIKILFQRGVMANINNVLDPELAEEIAMELEIEAKVVSYEEEVQYKSETSLGEEIEGTVERAPVVTIMGHVDHGKTSLLDAFRESRVVDSEHGGITQHIGAYEVMVGDESDKKIVFLDTPGHEAFTMMRARGSRVTDLVVLVVAADDGVMPQTQEAIDHARAADVPLVVAINKIDKENANPDRVKKELAERELLVEDWGGDTVSVEISALKQQGIDQLQEMILLTAELLDLKSNPEVAAQGVVIEARKEVGRGIVATVLVQNGTLTIGDSFVAGATTGRVRAMVNDFGDRIEEAGPSTPVEITGFTDVPDAGDVLQVVEDEAKARSIADLRQQEQRRRDIGGTSSKLSLEQLFETIQEGEVKELPVIVKGDVQGSVEVLKDTLTKLSTDKVKVQIIGSGVGAVSANDVLLASASNALIVGFNVRPERNASDLAEKEEVDIRLHTVIYELTDELKKAMAGLLDPTFREVNTGTAEVRELFKAPKVGTIAGCHVVDGKIPRNAKVRLLRDNRVVYEGKIASLRRFKDDVAEVRSGFDCGIGLERFQDVKPGDMIEAFVSEEVAPTL, from the coding sequence ATGGGAAAGATTCGGGTGCAGGAACTAGCGAAGAGGATGGGGATCCCCCACCAGGATCTCGTCTTCAAGCTGAAGTCGATCGGAGTGCGGGTCGAAGGCGACGACGCTCAGATCGACACGGACATCATTCAGGCGATCTTGCAGGGCAAGAAGCTTCCCAACCCCCGGGAGGTCATCCTGCGCGATGGTTCCCAGGCCTCCGAAGCCTCGAACCTGCGACGACGCATGCCCCGGCGAGCGCCGGCCAACCCTCTCCGTCCCACCCGACCGCGCACCATGATCCAGCGGGTCGAGTCGAAGATCCAGAACATCCCGGTGAGCCGCAAGAAGACGGAGGAACCGGCGAAGCCGGCCACGCCGGAAGAAGCGGCCGTCGCCGAGGTCGAGAAGGCCGCGGCCCTGGAGCCGGAGGAGCCGCGGAAGGAAAAGAAGAAGGGGCGCCGGCCGGACGTACCGGACGAGGACGAGAAACTCACCCAGTTCCGCGGCGCCGTCGACGCCCTCGAAGAGAGCGAGGAAACCGAACCGGAAAAGCCGGAAGAACCGGCGGTGCCGAAGACCACCCGCCGCAAGCGCCGGGCCGCGCGCAAGGGCGAAGCAGACAGCAGCGACCTGTCCTTCGCCAAGGGCCGCCCGGAGGGCGTGGTGATGATCAGTGAAGGCATGACCGTCCGGGAATTCGCCGACAAGCTGGGGGTCAAGAGCAAGGAACTGATCAAAATCCTCTTCCAGCGCGGCGTGATGGCCAACATCAACAACGTGCTGGACCCGGAGCTGGCCGAAGAGATCGCCATGGAGCTGGAGATCGAGGCCAAGGTCGTTTCCTACGAAGAAGAGGTCCAGTACAAGTCCGAAACGTCCCTCGGCGAGGAGATTGAAGGCACCGTTGAGCGGGCCCCGGTGGTGACCATCATGGGCCACGTCGACCACGGCAAGACCTCACTCTTGGACGCCTTCCGAGAATCGCGGGTGGTCGACAGCGAACACGGCGGCATCACCCAGCACATCGGCGCCTACGAGGTGATGGTCGGCGACGAATCCGACAAGAAGATCGTGTTTCTCGACACCCCGGGCCACGAGGCCTTCACCATGATGCGCGCTCGAGGTTCAAGGGTGACGGACCTGGTGGTGCTGGTGGTCGCCGCCGATGACGGCGTGATGCCGCAGACCCAGGAAGCCATCGACCACGCCCGCGCCGCCGACGTGCCGCTGGTGGTGGCGATCAACAAGATCGACAAGGAAAACGCCAATCCCGACCGCGTCAAAAAGGAGCTGGCCGAGCGCGAGCTGCTGGTCGAGGACTGGGGGGGCGACACGGTGTCGGTGGAGATCTCCGCCCTCAAGCAGCAGGGTATCGATCAGCTTCAGGAGATGATTCTCCTCACCGCCGAGCTGCTGGATCTCAAGTCCAATCCGGAAGTCGCCGCCCAGGGTGTGGTGATCGAGGCCCGCAAAGAGGTTGGCCGCGGCATCGTCGCCACGGTGCTGGTGCAAAACGGTACCCTCACCATCGGCGACTCCTTCGTGGCCGGCGCCACCACCGGCCGGGTGCGCGCCATGGTCAACGACTTCGGCGACCGTATCGAAGAAGCCGGACCCTCGACCCCCGTCGAGATCACCGGCTTCACCGACGTGCCGGACGCCGGCGATGTGCTTCAGGTGGTCGAGGACGAGGCCAAGGCGCGCAGCATCGCCGACCTCCGCCAGCAGGAGCAGCGCCGCAGAGACATCGGCGGCACCTCCTCCAAGCTCAGCCTCGAGCAGCTCTTCGAGACCATCCAGGAGGGTGAGGTCAAGGAGCTGCCGGTGATCGTCAAGGGCGACGTCCAGGGCTCCGTCGAGGTATTGAAGGACACCCTGACCAAGCTCAGCACCGACAAGGTCAAAGTGCAGATCATCGGTTCCGGCGTGGGCGCCGTATCGGCCAACGACGTCCTCCTCGCCTCCGCATCGAATGCCCTAATCGTCGGCTTCAACGTTCGCCCGGAGCGCAACGCCTCGGACCTGGCCGAGAAGGAGGAGGTGGACATCCGCCTCCACACGGTGATCTACGAGCTGACGGACGAACTCAAGAAAGCGATGGCCGGTCTTCTCGATCCGACTTTCCGGGAGGTCAACACCGGCACCGCGGAGGTACGCGAGCTGTTCAAGGCCCCGAAGGTCGGGACCATCGCCGGTTGCCACGTGGTGGACGGAAAGATCCCGCGCAACGCCAAGGTGCGGCTGCTGCGCGACAACCGGGTGGTCTACGAAGGCAAAATCGCCTCTCTGCGCCGCTTCAAGGACGACGTGGCGGAAGTGCGATCGGGCTTCGACTGCGGTATCGGCCTCGAACGTTTCCAGGACGTCAAGCCCGGCGACATGATCGAAGCCTTCGTCAGCGAAGAGGTGGCTCCGACCCTTTAG
- the nusA gene encoding transcription termination factor NusA, which yields MAQAQASDVNVNEILEQVAREKDIDLSRWISALEDAMASAAKKQHRIKEPVRAHLDRETGQFTAAIVKQVVEEVEDPLAEWTVEEAQDHKEDAAVGDEILLPISTEGLGRIAAQSAKQVLYQRVREAERENIYNEYIDRVGEVINGTVKRFERGDIIIDLGRTEAIVPRSEQSRHERYSQGERIRAVIVDVHTQPKGPQIVISRTDPRLLVKLFEMEVPEIYDGTVVIKNAVRAPGERAKVAVFSRERDVDPVGACVGMKGSRVQSIIRELRGEKIDIIEYSDDLVTLAQSALAPAKITRVSVTHPGEYPHLDVIVEDEQLSLAIGKRGQNVRLAAELLGAKIDIKSETDVKDEVADALARMLQTAMTEAEEEGQEPSITIDLTEAPGIGAKTAEKLAEAGFDDLGRLLEASEEEVSAVEGVGGKTAEGLLEWAKDEQDRLTQEAVGEGLSLDEAEAAPTSTTMGDQDFMSALTEAFQESEQLRETLAQRTADEEAAEDDAEEAGDGPGEAEDGDTQ from the coding sequence ATGGCGCAGGCTCAAGCCTCAGACGTGAATGTGAACGAGATCCTCGAGCAGGTCGCTCGTGAGAAGGATATCGACCTCAGCCGGTGGATTTCCGCTCTCGAAGACGCCATGGCGTCGGCGGCCAAGAAGCAGCACCGCATCAAGGAACCGGTGCGGGCCCACCTCGACCGCGAGACCGGCCAGTTCACCGCCGCGATCGTCAAGCAGGTCGTCGAGGAGGTCGAAGATCCGCTGGCCGAATGGACCGTCGAGGAGGCGCAGGATCACAAGGAGGACGCCGCCGTCGGAGACGAGATCCTGCTGCCCATCTCCACCGAGGGCTTGGGCCGCATCGCCGCCCAGTCGGCCAAACAGGTGCTCTATCAGCGGGTGCGCGAAGCCGAGCGCGAGAACATCTACAACGAGTACATCGACCGCGTCGGCGAAGTGATCAACGGCACCGTCAAGCGCTTCGAGCGTGGCGACATCATCATCGACCTCGGCCGCACCGAGGCGATCGTGCCGCGCAGCGAGCAGTCGCGCCATGAACGGTATAGCCAGGGCGAGCGCATTCGCGCCGTCATCGTGGACGTCCACACCCAGCCGAAGGGGCCGCAAATCGTCATCTCGCGCACCGATCCGCGCCTGCTGGTGAAGCTGTTCGAAATGGAGGTGCCGGAGATCTACGACGGCACGGTGGTGATCAAGAATGCCGTGCGGGCGCCCGGCGAACGGGCCAAGGTCGCCGTTTTCAGCCGCGAGCGGGACGTCGATCCGGTCGGCGCCTGCGTCGGCATGAAGGGGTCCCGGGTGCAGTCCATCATCCGCGAGCTGCGGGGCGAGAAGATCGACATCATCGAATACAGCGACGATCTCGTCACCCTCGCCCAGAGCGCCCTGGCACCGGCCAAGATCACCCGTGTCTCGGTGACCCACCCGGGCGAGTACCCGCATCTCGACGTGATCGTCGAGGACGAGCAGCTTTCCCTCGCCATCGGCAAGCGCGGACAGAACGTTCGCCTGGCGGCCGAGCTGCTGGGCGCCAAGATCGACATCAAGAGCGAAACCGACGTCAAGGACGAAGTGGCCGACGCCCTCGCCCGCATGCTGCAGACGGCGATGACTGAGGCCGAGGAGGAAGGCCAGGAACCTTCGATCACCATCGACCTGACGGAAGCTCCAGGGATCGGCGCCAAGACCGCCGAAAAGCTGGCCGAGGCGGGCTTCGACGATCTCGGGCGACTGCTGGAAGCCTCCGAGGAAGAGGTGTCGGCGGTCGAAGGGGTCGGCGGCAAAACCGCCGAAGGCCTGCTCGAATGGGCCAAGGACGAGCAGGATCGCCTGACCCAGGAGGCGGTGGGAGAGGGCCTCTCCCTCGACGAGGCGGAAGCAGCGCCGACCAGTACCACGATGGGCGATCAAGACTTCATGAGCGCCTTGACGGAGGCCTTCCAGGAGAGTGAACAACTGCGCGAGACCCTCGCCCAGCGCACCGCCGACGAGGAGGCTGCAGAAGACGACGCAGAAGAAGCGGGCGACGGGCCCGGCGAGGCCGAGGACGGCGATACTCAATAA
- a CDS encoding acyl-CoA dehydrogenase has translation MEIQLSEEQQLLRESVRRFAEEVVKPDAKEIDQSGEFPRATFDQAAKLGLAGVCVPEEYGGSGMDTISYCLVIEEISRVCASTGVVLSVNNSLVCDPLLAFGTEEQKKEILAPLASGRKLGCFALTEPGAGSDAAALRSTARRDGDDYLLNGEKVFITNGTHADTALVFATVDPEMKHRGITAFAVPTDTAGMTRGDHEVKLGVNASGTTWLAFNDMRVPASMRIGDEGEGFKIAMATLDGGRVGIAAQAVGIAQGAFEEALAYAQEREQFGRELAQFQAIQFYLADMAVELDAARLLTWKAAWAKSNRKRYSLEAAQAKLFASEMAQKVTNKALQIHGGYGYTREYNVERFFRDARITEIYEGTSEIHKLVIADWVIDKA, from the coding sequence ATGGAAATACAGCTCAGCGAAGAGCAGCAACTGCTCAGGGAGTCGGTCCGGCGTTTCGCCGAAGAGGTGGTCAAGCCGGATGCGAAAGAGATCGATCAGAGTGGTGAGTTCCCTCGCGCCACTTTCGATCAGGCGGCCAAACTCGGTTTGGCCGGGGTCTGCGTGCCGGAGGAGTACGGCGGCTCGGGGATGGATACGATCTCTTACTGCCTGGTGATCGAGGAGATCAGCCGGGTGTGTGCCTCCACCGGCGTGGTCCTGTCGGTCAACAACTCGCTGGTCTGCGATCCGCTCCTCGCCTTCGGCACGGAAGAGCAGAAGAAAGAGATCCTCGCGCCGCTCGCCAGCGGCCGGAAGCTCGGCTGCTTCGCCCTAACGGAGCCCGGCGCCGGCAGCGACGCGGCGGCCCTTCGCTCCACCGCCCGGCGCGACGGCGACGACTACCTACTGAATGGCGAGAAGGTGTTCATCACCAACGGCACCCATGCCGATACGGCGCTGGTCTTCGCGACCGTCGATCCGGAAATGAAGCACCGCGGCATCACCGCCTTCGCGGTACCGACGGATACCGCCGGCATGACCCGCGGCGACCACGAGGTCAAGCTCGGAGTGAACGCCTCGGGCACCACCTGGCTGGCCTTCAACGACATGCGGGTGCCGGCGTCGATGCGCATCGGCGACGAGGGCGAGGGCTTCAAGATCGCCATGGCGACCCTGGACGGCGGCCGCGTTGGCATCGCCGCCCAGGCGGTGGGAATCGCTCAGGGCGCCTTCGAAGAGGCGCTGGCCTACGCCCAGGAGCGCGAGCAGTTCGGCCGCGAGCTGGCCCAATTTCAGGCGATCCAGTTCTACCTGGCGGACATGGCCGTCGAACTCGATGCCGCCCGCCTGCTGACCTGGAAAGCGGCCTGGGCGAAGTCGAACCGCAAGCGCTATAGCCTGGAGGCGGCGCAGGCCAAGCTGTTCGCCTCGGAGATGGCCCAGAAGGTCACCAACAAGGCGCTCCAGATCCATGGCGGCTATGGCTACACTCGTGAATACAACGTCGAGCGCTTCTTCCGCGACGCCCGCATTACCGAAATCTACGAGGGCACCAGCGAGATCCATAAACTGGTGATCGCCGACTGGGTGATCGACAAAGCATGA
- the rimP gene encoding ribosome maturation factor RimP: MNDAQRRRPQGLDPDLEKEFASIADWSGCELVHATLNGGTLRLMIDREGGITHSDCETISKQVSALLDVVDFGHDRYVLEVTSPGLDRPLFRRGDYERFAGRRARITHYAEDRKVTVIGRLGGLVEDRAVLEADGGERLEIPLESISAARLEIEL; this comes from the coding sequence ATGAACGATGCGCAGCGCCGTCGCCCCCAAGGACTCGACCCGGACCTCGAGAAGGAGTTCGCCTCCATCGCCGACTGGTCCGGCTGTGAGCTGGTCCACGCCACACTGAATGGCGGGACCTTGCGGTTGATGATCGACCGCGAAGGTGGGATCACGCACAGCGACTGCGAAACGATTTCGAAACAGGTCTCGGCGTTGCTAGACGTCGTCGACTTCGGCCACGACCGGTACGTCCTGGAGGTCACCTCCCCGGGGCTCGACCGGCCATTATTTCGCCGAGGCGACTACGAGCGCTTCGCAGGCCGTCGTGCCCGAATCACCCACTATGCGGAAGACCGTAAGGTCACCGTGATCGGCCGCCTCGGCGGCTTGGTGGAGGATCGGGCGGTTCTCGAAGCGGATGGCGGAGAGCGCCTGGAGATCCCCTTGGAGAGCATCTCGGCGGCACGCCTCGAGATCGAACTATAG
- a CDS encoding Do family serine endopeptidase — protein sequence MSTSRSRRFFTFLLVAGAVVFGMALAGGLDMTPSGDAQSNTTALAIAVDTPAGGGGFADLAEAVEPAVVSIAAATFDAEPRRQNPLEFFFRGPGGPGQGDSDDPQRRRQDSGGSGFVISPDGLVVTNNHVVRGADRLTVTLGDRTYDAEVIGTDPATDLALLKIDTGADLPYLRLGNSDSLRVGEWIMVIGSPLSLDHTVTVGVVSAKNRSLGISDISFENFIQTDAAINFGNSGGPLVNLRGEVVGIATAINYNAENIGFAVPVKTLESILPQLRDTGRVSRGYLGIEITNLDFNTAQAFGLETPDGALVQRVVDDQPAAEAGLRHGDIILQVDRERVSETRDLINYVSSKPPGTKVSVEVFRNGKKEGLTVKLGERPGLGIDAPAEPEDDEGGIDWLGLQYQNLTPGTRDVHGMPADMGGVWVTGVQPDSPLYEEGVRPGDVISEVNGAEVTTSSNFESMIGEISSGSYVRLYVRRIDPRSGRQSSFFAAVRKP from the coding sequence ATGAGCACTAGCCGTAGTCGTCGTTTCTTCACGTTCCTTCTGGTGGCCGGAGCCGTGGTCTTCGGCATGGCCTTGGCCGGCGGTCTCGACATGACCCCGAGCGGCGACGCCCAGTCGAATACCACGGCCCTCGCCATCGCCGTCGACACGCCGGCCGGTGGTGGTGGATTCGCCGACCTGGCGGAGGCCGTCGAGCCGGCGGTGGTGTCGATCGCCGCTGCCACCTTCGACGCCGAACCGCGGCGCCAGAACCCGCTGGAGTTCTTCTTCCGTGGCCCCGGCGGTCCCGGGCAGGGGGATTCCGACGATCCCCAGCGGCGCCGTCAGGATTCCGGCGGTAGCGGTTTCGTGATCAGCCCGGACGGCCTGGTAGTGACCAACAACCACGTCGTGCGCGGCGCCGACCGGCTGACCGTCACTCTCGGCGACCGAACCTATGACGCGGAGGTTATAGGGACCGATCCGGCGACGGATCTGGCCCTGTTGAAGATCGATACCGGCGCGGATCTGCCGTACTTGCGTCTCGGCAACAGCGACAGCCTGCGGGTGGGTGAGTGGATCATGGTGATCGGCAGCCCGCTGAGCCTGGACCACACGGTCACCGTTGGGGTGGTGAGCGCCAAGAACCGTTCCTTGGGTATTTCGGACATCTCCTTCGAAAACTTCATTCAGACCGACGCCGCCATCAATTTCGGCAACTCCGGCGGTCCGCTGGTCAACCTGCGGGGCGAAGTGGTCGGCATCGCAACGGCGATCAACTACAACGCCGAGAACATCGGCTTCGCCGTACCGGTGAAGACCCTGGAGTCGATCCTGCCGCAGCTCCGCGACACCGGCCGGGTGAGCCGCGGCTACCTGGGCATCGAGATCACCAACCTCGACTTCAACACCGCCCAGGCTTTCGGCCTGGAAACACCGGACGGCGCTCTGGTGCAGCGGGTAGTCGACGACCAGCCGGCGGCGGAAGCCGGTCTGCGCCACGGCGACATCATCCTGCAGGTCGACCGCGAGCGGGTATCCGAAACCCGTGACCTGATCAACTACGTTTCCTCAAAGCCGCCGGGGACCAAGGTCTCCGTGGAAGTCTTCCGTAACGGCAAGAAGGAAGGCCTCACCGTCAAGCTCGGCGAGCGTCCGGGACTCGGCATCGATGCGCCGGCGGAGCCGGAAGACGACGAGGGCGGGATCGACTGGCTGGGCTTGCAGTACCAGAACCTCACGCCGGGCACTCGCGACGTCCACGGCATGCCGGCGGACATGGGCGGCGTGTGGGTCACCGGCGTGCAGCCGGACAGCCCGCTCTATGAAGAGGGCGTGCGGCCCGGCGACGTTATCAGCGAGGTCAACGGCGCCGAGGTCACCACCTCTTCGAACTTCGAGTCGATGATCGGGGAAATCAGTTCCGGCTCCTACGTGCGCCTCTACGTGCGGCGCATCGACCCGCGTTCCGGCCGCCAGTCGTCGTTCTTCGCGGCGGTGCGCAAGCCCTAG
- a CDS encoding acyl-CoA dehydrogenase family protein: protein MTVAAPEAVSGPSFDLGEDTELMRGEVRRFSEERIRPGTEEREREHRFPEDIIQEMGELGLLGMMVDERWGGAGMDPLTYCVAVEEVSRVCASTSVTMSVTNSVCCWPLDRFASDGIKDTALRQLATGECIGGFGLTEPQAGSDPGSMRTTAVRDGDQWVLNGEKAWITNAGFARYYVVVASTDAEAGKKGLSAFLVPSDAPGFSVGAPEEKLGLKASLTAPLVLTDCRIPANYLVGEEGDGLKIALATLDHSRLGIAAQAVGIHQRALELAVEYSQERVQFGVPIAKHQAIRFKIAQMATELAAARTLTYGAAQIAESDPRRAGRLASEAKLYASEAANRACAEALQIHGGNGFHAEYEISRLYRDVRVTTIYEGTSEMQRLVIARHVLRG, encoded by the coding sequence ATGACCGTCGCGGCCCCGGAAGCGGTGAGCGGACCGAGTTTCGACCTCGGTGAGGACACCGAGCTGATGCGCGGTGAGGTGCGCCGGTTCAGCGAAGAGCGCATCCGGCCGGGCACCGAGGAGCGTGAGCGCGAGCATCGCTTCCCGGAAGACATCATCCAGGAGATGGGGGAACTCGGCCTCCTCGGCATGATGGTCGACGAACGTTGGGGCGGCGCCGGGATGGATCCGCTGACCTACTGCGTGGCGGTGGAGGAAGTGTCGCGGGTCTGCGCCTCGACCTCCGTCACCATGAGCGTCACCAACTCGGTGTGCTGCTGGCCCCTCGATCGGTTTGCCAGCGATGGGATCAAGGACACCGCCTTGCGGCAACTGGCGACGGGGGAGTGCATCGGCGGCTTCGGATTGACCGAGCCGCAGGCCGGAAGCGATCCCGGCTCGATGCGCACAACCGCCGTGCGGGATGGCGATCAGTGGGTGCTGAACGGCGAGAAGGCGTGGATCACCAACGCCGGCTTCGCCCGCTACTACGTGGTGGTGGCGAGCACGGACGCCGAGGCCGGAAAAAAGGGTCTGTCGGCGTTCCTGGTGCCGTCCGATGCGCCGGGCTTTTCCGTCGGTGCACCGGAAGAGAAGCTGGGCCTCAAGGCGTCCCTTACCGCGCCGCTGGTGCTGACCGACTGCCGGATTCCGGCGAATTACCTGGTGGGGGAGGAGGGAGATGGCCTCAAAATCGCCCTCGCCACCCTAGATCACTCTCGCCTCGGCATCGCCGCCCAGGCGGTGGGCATCCACCAACGGGCGCTGGAACTGGCGGTGGAGTACTCGCAGGAGCGGGTGCAGTTCGGGGTTCCGATCGCCAAACACCAGGCCATCCGCTTCAAGATCGCCCAGATGGCGACGGAGCTGGCCGCCGCCCGCACCCTCACCTACGGCGCCGCCCAGATCGCCGAATCGGATCCCAGACGCGCTGGCCGCCTCGCTTCGGAGGCCAAGCTCTACGCCTCGGAAGCGGCCAATCGCGCCTGTGCCGAGGCGCTGCAGATCCACGGTGGCAACGGCTTCCACGCCGAGTACGAGATCTCCCGCCTGTACCGGGACGTGCGGGTGACCACCATCTACGAAGGCACCAGCGAGATGCAGCGGCTGGTGATCGCTCGGCACGTCCTAAGGGGTTAG
- a CDS encoding sigma-54 dependent transcriptional regulator encodes MAKNKDSYRASVLIVDDEASIRESLRMILEYEGYRVEEAPGGPQALARVADRLPDAVVLDIKMPEMDGLEVLEAFRERGYDMPVMMISGHADVETAMEATRRGAFDFFEKPLSRERVLLSLRNAVETARLQQENRQLRPFEDEMIGTSPAMRRLRETIEKAAPTSATVLVTGESGTGKELVARALHRASPRREEALVQVNCAAIPDELIESELFGHEKGSFTGAVRKQAGKFVTADGGTIFLDEIGDMSARTQAKVLRVLQNGEVEPVGAADTVRVDVRVVAATHRDLEAAIAEGAFREDLFYRLNVVPVRTPPLRERLEDIPLLVDYFVRRYADQGNYRAREFSDDAIQHLQALPWRGNVRELKNLVERLLILAPDGEIGPEEVITVTGGARPEMSEAMLAVGTLREFRERSERMFILAKLEENDWNVTQTAQAIETPRSNLYKKMESYEIRREDHA; translated from the coding sequence ATGGCGAAGAACAAAGACTCCTACCGCGCTTCCGTGCTGATCGTGGACGACGAGGCGTCGATCCGCGAGAGCTTGAGAATGATCCTCGAATACGAGGGCTACCGGGTGGAGGAGGCACCCGGCGGGCCGCAGGCTCTGGCGCGGGTGGCGGACCGGCTGCCGGATGCCGTCGTCCTCGACATCAAGATGCCCGAGATGGACGGCCTGGAGGTGCTCGAAGCCTTTCGCGAGCGCGGCTACGACATGCCGGTGATGATGATCTCCGGCCATGCCGACGTCGAAACGGCAATGGAGGCCACCCGCCGCGGGGCGTTCGATTTCTTTGAGAAGCCCCTCTCTCGCGAGCGGGTGCTGTTGTCCCTGCGCAACGCCGTGGAGACCGCCCGCCTGCAGCAGGAGAACCGCCAGCTCCGTCCCTTCGAAGACGAGATGATCGGCACCTCGCCGGCGATGCGCCGCTTGCGGGAGACGATCGAGAAGGCGGCGCCGACCTCCGCCACGGTGTTGGTGACCGGCGAGAGCGGTACCGGCAAAGAGCTGGTCGCCCGGGCGCTCCACCGCGCCAGCCCGCGTCGGGAAGAGGCGCTGGTGCAGGTCAACTGCGCGGCGATTCCAGACGAGTTGATCGAGTCCGAACTGTTCGGCCACGAGAAGGGCAGCTTTACCGGCGCCGTGCGCAAGCAGGCGGGAAAGTTTGTGACCGCCGACGGCGGCACCATCTTCTTGGACGAGATCGGCGACATGTCCGCCCGCACCCAGGCGAAGGTGCTGCGGGTGCTGCAAAATGGCGAGGTGGAGCCGGTGGGTGCAGCGGATACGGTGCGGGTGGACGTGCGGGTGGTGGCGGCCACCCATCGCGACCTCGAGGCGGCGATCGCCGAGGGCGCTTTCCGTGAGGATCTTTTTTACCGCTTGAACGTCGTACCGGTGCGCACGCCACCGCTGCGTGAGCGGCTGGAGGACATCCCGCTATTGGTCGACTACTTCGTGCGCCGGTACGCCGACCAGGGCAACTACCGCGCCCGGGAGTTCTCGGACGACGCGATCCAGCATCTGCAGGCATTGCCCTGGCGCGGCAACGTGCGGGAGCTCAAGAACCTGGTCGAGCGGCTGTTGATCCTGGCGCCGGACGGCGAAATCGGTCCCGAAGAGGTGATCACCGTTACCGGCGGTGCGCGGCCGGAAATGTCCGAGGCGATGCTGGCGGTGGGAACCCTGAGGGAGTTCCGGGAGCGCTCCGAGCGGATGTTCATCCTCGCCAAGTTGGAGGAAAACGACTGGAACGTCACCCAGACCGCCCAGGCCATCGAAACGCCGCGCAGCAACCTCTACAAGAAGATGGAGAGCTACGAAATTCGCCGCGAAGACCACGCCTAG